Part of the Syntrophorhabdaceae bacterium genome is shown below.
GCCGATCGATTGCCAACGATTCTGTCCAGCATTCTTATTGAATATCCAAGGATCGACTCCGATAATGATTCTTTTTGGAATATATCCTTTTTTATTTTTGTATATACCGATAATGGCAATATGATCTTCCAATGATGCGCCAGATACAGAGTGATTAAAAAAATAATCATTTAAATCTTTCTTAAACAGGTGTCCCCTGAATTCCATACTTCTTGAAGAACCTAAAACTATTGTATCCAGTTTTCGTTCATCATTTTCGATGATTAATTCTTGAAATTGTCGTTCGTCCATGTTTCGGAAACCAGCGACTATCAGTCCACGTGTCAAGGCTTTGGCGGCAAACAGGAGACCACTGTCCGTGCGGAATATCCCAACCGAATCTACTGCATAGTTGAAAAGGCAAATAATTGCGATAGAACATAATACAAAACACGCAAAAGATTTTAACCATTTTGCATGACTAATTACCTTGCTCTGGGGCATATCAGAACCTAAAGTACAAAAACTCGGAATTTGCGCTCAAGTGTAAGATGGCCAATGCAAAAAGGCCTCCAACGAGGAAACTATGCAATATAGTGGGTCTGAATTTTTCAATTATTTCGTCTGAATTATTGAACCATATACAAATCCATAAAAAGAAAAAGATAAATGGAACTGTCAAATAGGAACCACCAATATTCATCATAATTTCCCCAAACGTAATACTATAGTCGCTGAGAAATCCCAGCTTGTTAGCAAAAGCTGAAGGAAGGAGTATGCCATTTAACCCCAGCATTCCTCGTAATAGTTTGCTGACATCACCAAAATCCTTTGCTCTGAAAAATATCCATGCAATATTTACAAAATTGAATGTTATGAATAAGGCTATAATTCTTGGCATGCTTATGTTTAACTTACCCCATAACCTGTGAATAACCAAACCAATACCATGTAAAAGACCCCAAACTATGAATGTCCACCCAGCACCATGCCATAAGCCGCAGATCAAAAAGGTGATAAGTATATTGGCTATCGTATGGTAAGTTGAAAACCGATTGCCCCCCAAGGGAATATAAATATGATCTCTCAAAAACCTGCCGAGCGTTATATGCCAACGTCTCCAAAATTCTTGTATATTCCTTGATTTATAAGGGCTATCGAAATTTATTGGAAGTTTTATGTTGAAAAATAATGCACTTCCTAACGCCATATCTGTATATCCCGAGAAATCGAAGTAAAGTTGAAGCGTATAGGATATACTAGTCAGCCATGCTTCGACAAAAGTTAATGTGCTGGCGTCAAAACCATTATTGGCCCATTCCGCAAGATTATCGCCCACTACTACCTTTTTAAATAATCCTATAGAGAAAAGATATAATCCTGCGGCCATATTCGCATCGTTAAGTTTATTCTTACTATTTTGGAATTGGGGAATAATTTCTTTGTAATATGCAATCGGTCCGGACAATAAATAAGGGAAAAAAACCACAAATAACAAATAATTCGTGAAACTGAAACTATCATGGTTCTCGTTATAAATATGAATGATGCAGGCAATTTGGGTAAATGTAAAAAAACTTATCCCGATAGGCAATGTTAGGTTCAGCAATTCTATATGACCACTTATGGCTTGGTTAACGTTAGCTATGAGAAAATTTGAATATTTGAAGAACCCTAATAATAGAATATCAACAAGTATTCCAAGAACTAGTATCGTTTTTCTTGCAAAATGCGTTTCCTCTTTATCCGTCCTTATAATTGCTTGGCAAATGATGTAATTAAATATCACACCAGCTAAAAGCAGCAAGAGGCATTTAAAATTCCACCAACCATAAAAGATAGTGGAGGCCAAAATCAACCATAGCTTAGGGGCTTCACCTGTGCTTTGTTTGGACAAAAGGGCGAAGTAAACAATTAAGGTTACAGGAAGGAAAAGTAGAATATATTCATACGAGTTAAAGAGCACTTATTATCACTCTCCGAGATCGGGCAGACAATTAACAGTCATTCGGTTGAAGAACAAGTTCGGCTTTTTATCGCACAGCAGAATAATGACACTCTTGTGCTCTGACAATAAGGTATATTAGCATAATATTCTAGGACGATGCTGAGAAACTTAAGACAACCGATAAGTACAATCTTTTTTCTGCGTAAACTCCTTTTCTTAATATAGTGAGCAGTTCTTGTCTTTCAGGTATTCCATTTTAATTTTTTCATTGAGCTGACTGCCCGGGCAAGATTTTGCAAATACTTATCCTTTCATGTAAAATTAGAAATCTGTGATGCGTCGATTGTCGCGTCCTGATCGCACATAACGCTGCCCGACGATGCAATGAGGAAAGGAAATTAAAGGGATGAAGAAAGAGCAATTGAAGGCCCTTCTTGGCGTGGTGAAGGGGAATGTGTCACCCGACACGGTAATTCGGAACGGTAAAATAATCAACGTATTCACCAATGAGATCCAAAAGGGTCTCATGGTGGTGGTGAAGGACGGCTTTATTGCTT
Proteins encoded:
- a CDS encoding MBOAT family O-acyltransferase translates to MLFNSYEYILLFLPVTLIVYFALLSKQSTGEAPKLWLILASTIFYGWWNFKCLLLLLAGVIFNYIICQAIIRTDKEETHFARKTILVLGILVDILLLGFFKYSNFLIANVNQAISGHIELLNLTLPIGISFFTFTQIACIIHIYNENHDSFSFTNYLLFVVFFPYLLSGPIAYYKEIIPQFQNSKNKLNDANMAAGLYLFSIGLFKKVVVGDNLAEWANNGFDASTLTFVEAWLTSISYTLQLYFDFSGYTDMALGSALFFNIKLPINFDSPYKSRNIQEFWRRWHITLGRFLRDHIYIPLGGNRFSTYHTIANILITFLICGLWHGAGWTFIVWGLLHGIGLVIHRLWGKLNISMPRIIALFITFNFVNIAWIFFRAKDFGDVSKLLRGMLGLNGILLPSAFANKLGFLSDYSITFGEIMMNIGGSYLTVPFIFFFLWICIWFNNSDEIIEKFRPTILHSFLVGGLFALAILHLSANSEFLYFRF